TCGACCTGATCAACAGCACGCGGCGAGAGCACATCCTGACCCTCGAGGATCCGCTGGAATTCATCCACGAGAACAAGATGTCGCTGTTCAACCAGCGCCAAATCGGCGAGCATTCCGAGAGCTTCGCCAGTGCGCTCAGAGCGGCACTCAGGGAGGACCCGGACGTCATCCTGGTAGGCGAGATGCGCGACCTGGAGACCATCAGCCTCGCCATGAGCGCCGCCGAGACCGGTCACCTGGTCTTCGGTACCCTGCACACGAGTTCCGCCGCGAAGACCGTGGATCGCATCATCGACGTCTTTCCCAAGGACGCGCAGGAGCAGGTGCGGGCCATCCTTTCTGAATCCCTGAGAGGAGTGGTGTGCCAGCAGCTTCTGAAGACGGCCGACGGCAAGGGGCGTGCGGCGGCGCAGGAGATCATGGTCTGGAACCCGGCCATCGGCAACCTGATCCGCGAGGCCAAGACCTTCCAGATCCCGTCCATCATGCAGACCGGCAGAAAGGACGGCATGCAGCTCATGGATCAGCACATCCTGGATCTGTTAAAGACCAAGAAGGTGTCCCCCGAGGAGGCCTACCGCTGCTGCCAGGACAAGCGGCAGTTCGAGCAGTACCTCACCGCGCCACCGCAGGAGCATTAAGAAGCAAAAAGCGAAAATCATTGGCCACGCTTGGGTCCGCAAGCGTGGCTTTTGTTTCTGGTTTCTGAATTTTAAAGCCGGAACTGGCGCACCAGCTGCTGCAGCTGCTCCGCGTTGCGGTTCAACTGCTCTGCCGCGTTCACCGAATCCTGCGCTCCCCGCGACGTTTCCTGCACCACCAGGGTGATCTGCTGCATGCTGTCGGCGATCTCCTCGTTGGTCGCGCTCTGCTCCTCGGCCGCGACGGCGATCTGCTGCACCTGTAGCGCCACTGAACTCACCTGCTCCAGGATCGCGCGCAGCGCCCCCCCCGATCCCGACGCCTCCACGGTACCCGCCTCCACCTGCCGCACCCCCTGCTCCATCGCCTCGACCGCCTCCCTGGTCTCCCGCTGGATCGCCTTTATCAAATCGCCGGTCTCGTGGGTCGCCTTGGTGGTCCGCTCGGCCAGGGCCCGCACCTCGTCCGCCACGACCGCGAAGCCGCGCCCCTGGTCACCGGCGCGCGCCGCCTCGATAGCGGCATTGAGCGCCAGGAGGTTGGTCTGGTCGGCGATGTCCTCGATGGTTCCGATGATGGCCCCGATCTGGTCCGAGCGCTGCCCGAGGCTCTCCACGGTACGCGCACTCTCCTGCACCTTGGCAGCGATCTGCGCCATCACGGTCACTGTCTTTTCAACTACGGCTGCCCCGGTCTGAGCCGCCACCGCGGCGTTGTGAGCCCCTTCCGCTGCTAGCTGCGAGTTGGAGGCGATCTCGCCTGAGGTGGCCGACATCTCCTCGCCGGCGCTGGCGACAGCACCGGTTTGAGCGGCCACGCGCTCGGCGCCTCCAGCGATGCCTTCGGCGGTATGGTGCAGCTGGGCGGCTGCGGCGGCCACCTGTGCTGCATGGTCGGCGACCTCTCCGATGATGCGGCGCAGGTTCTGCGCCATGGTCTGCACGGCGGCAGTCAACTCGCCGGTCTCGTCCCGCGAGGTCACCGACACCTCACAGCCAAGGTCGCCATTGGCGATGCTTTGAGCCACCGACACCAGCTTTTCCAGCGGCTTCGTGATAGAGCGCGCCGCCACAAAACCCAGCAGCCAGGCCACCGCGGCGGCAATTAACGCCAGCACCAGGACGCTTACCTTCAGCCGGTGGCTGGTCGCGACCGCCTGCTCCGTTGTCGCGGTCATCTCCTTTTCCATGTTTTCGACGAAGCGGCCGATCTGTTCCTCCGAGTGGTGCGTCGCGGCTTTGTACTCTTCGATCGCCTTGTTGGCATCCTGAGGCGTGGTGATTGCTCCCTTTTCCACGCGTCCGGCGACGGCCCGGAACCCTGCCACGTAGGCATCGATCTCGCTTCGAATGGCTGTGAGGCATTCGCGGTCCCGCGCGGCGTTGGGGTAGC
This window of the Geomonas agri genome carries:
- a CDS encoding methyl-accepting chemotaxis protein, yielding MLGNLKIGTRLFILFNTVLLFIVLIGVASYWGMGRMQSHLNDLVGNRGTLQDNSQMALARVNMMRRYEKDFFLNMGDPAKMAGYRKKWDATLEQLNQLVDSSLKLVSTPGYPNAARDRECLTAIRSEIDAYVAGFRAVAGRVEKGAITTPQDANKAIEEYKAATHHSEEQIGRFVENMEKEMTATTEQAVATSHRLKVSVLVLALIAAAVAWLLGFVAARSITKPLEKLVSVAQSIANGDLGCEVSVTSRDETGELTAAVQTMAQNLRRIIGEVADHAAQVAAAAAQLHHTAEGIAGGAERVAAQTGAVASAGEEMSATSGEIASNSQLAAEGAHNAAVAAQTGAAVVEKTVTVMAQIAAKVQESARTVESLGQRSDQIGAIIGTIEDIADQTNLLALNAAIEAARAGDQGRGFAVVADEVRALAERTTKATHETGDLIKAIQRETREAVEAMEQGVRQVEAGTVEASGSGGALRAILEQVSSVALQVQQIAVAAEEQSATNEEIADSMQQITLVVQETSRGAQDSVNAAEQLNRNAEQLQQLVRQFRL
- a CDS encoding type IV pilus twitching motility protein PilT; this encodes MARIDALFKLLNDAGASDLHLSAGSPPIFRLRGEMERQNFKTLTHEELKAILYEILTPKQREHFEEKHDLDFAYSVPGLARFRGNYMMQHRGIAAVFRIIPSKILSADDLGLPEGIRNMTKLRKGMVLVTGPTGSGKSTTLAAMIDLINSTRREHILTLEDPLEFIHENKMSLFNQRQIGEHSESFASALRAALREDPDVILVGEMRDLETISLAMSAAETGHLVFGTLHTSSAAKTVDRIIDVFPKDAQEQVRAILSESLRGVVCQQLLKTADGKGRAAAQEIMVWNPAIGNLIREAKTFQIPSIMQTGRKDGMQLMDQHILDLLKTKKVSPEEAYRCCQDKRQFEQYLTAPPQEH